A region from the Pseudomonas promysalinigenes genome encodes:
- a CDS encoding Imm26 family immunity protein, with protein MRVGDYFSIPMGDGRFAISQIIWLGTESQEQKFKKIFAFAVLSVSTNEGVPENVEYLIFKDHRGSFSVIFTVVDKLKTGDWHILQHGIVSDAALKDFEFNMAGTLYRRGSPVRVLAIEEYQDYILMGVSGFALVENFLQQY; from the coding sequence ATGCGGGTTGGCGACTATTTTTCTATCCCTATGGGGGATGGTAGGTTCGCAATTAGCCAAATAATTTGGCTTGGAACAGAAAGCCAGGAACAAAAGTTTAAAAAGATATTTGCTTTCGCTGTGTTGTCTGTCAGCACTAATGAGGGGGTACCTGAGAATGTCGAGTATTTGATATTCAAAGATCACAGGGGAAGCTTTTCGGTAATTTTTACGGTTGTGGACAAACTAAAGACGGGTGACTGGCATATTCTACAGCACGGTATAGTTTCTGATGCCGCGCTGAAGGATTTTGAATTTAATATGGCGGGTACTCTTTACCGGCGAGGGAGTCCAGTCAGGGTTTTGGCTATTGAGGAATATCAGGATTATATATTAATGGGTGTATCCGGTTTTGCTTTGGTCGAAAATTTTCTGCAGCAATATTGA